A genomic region of Salinibacterium sp. NK8237 contains the following coding sequences:
- a CDS encoding isopenicillin N synthase family oxygenase, with protein MNDSALPVIDLSLLDGGPEAAAKFRDDLLCATHDVGFFYLVGHGVDEKLMDDLLAASREFFDLPAEQKLAVENVKSPQFRGYTRVGGELTEGKTDWREQIDVGPERDVVDNAAGLADYWRLEGPNLWPDAVPQLRELVNEWNDKLSAVSLRLLRAWAHALGAPEDVFDNAFADKPFPQLKIVRYPGESNPEPKQGVGAHRDGGVLTLLMVEPGKGGLQVDYQGEWVDVPPKPGAFVVNIGEMLELATEGYLKATLHRVISPLIGDDRISIPFFFNPALDTVIPQLQLPPELAAQARGLSLDPTNSPILETYGDNALRYRMRAHPNVAQIHHDDLIQGPRGAI; from the coding sequence ATGAACGATTCCGCGCTCCCCGTAATTGATCTCTCGCTACTCGATGGCGGCCCAGAAGCGGCTGCCAAGTTCCGGGATGATTTGCTGTGTGCCACCCACGATGTGGGGTTCTTTTACCTTGTCGGGCACGGTGTCGACGAAAAGTTGATGGATGACCTGCTTGCAGCATCCCGCGAGTTCTTTGACTTGCCCGCCGAGCAGAAGCTGGCCGTTGAAAACGTTAAGAGTCCGCAGTTTCGTGGCTACACGCGCGTCGGTGGCGAGCTGACGGAGGGCAAGACCGACTGGCGCGAACAGATCGACGTGGGCCCCGAGCGCGACGTTGTCGACAACGCTGCCGGGCTCGCTGACTACTGGCGCCTTGAGGGCCCGAACCTGTGGCCGGATGCCGTGCCGCAGCTTCGTGAGTTGGTCAACGAATGGAATGACAAACTCAGCGCCGTTTCGCTGCGCCTTCTGCGCGCGTGGGCTCACGCCCTCGGCGCTCCGGAGGACGTCTTCGACAATGCTTTTGCCGACAAGCCTTTCCCGCAGTTGAAGATCGTGCGGTATCCCGGTGAGTCCAACCCGGAGCCCAAGCAGGGTGTTGGTGCTCACCGTGACGGTGGAGTTCTCACGCTGCTGATGGTGGAGCCGGGCAAGGGTGGGCTGCAGGTCGACTACCAGGGCGAGTGGGTCGATGTTCCGCCGAAGCCCGGTGCGTTTGTTGTGAACATTGGCGAGATGCTCGAGCTCGCTACTGAGGGTTACCTCAAGGCGACGCTGCACCGCGTGATCTCGCCACTCATCGGCGATGACCGCATCTCGATTCCGTTCTTCTTCAATCCCGCGCTCGACACTGTGATTCCCCAGTTGCAGTTGCCGCCCGAGCTCGCCGCCCAGGCCCGCGGACTGTCGCTCGACCCCACGAACAGCCCGATCCTCGAAACGTATGGAGACAATGCGCTTCGCTACCGAATGCGGGCGCACCCCAACGTTGCCCAGATCCATCACGATGATCTGATTCAGGGCCCGCGGGGTGCGATCTAG